In one Desulfoferula mesophila genomic region, the following are encoded:
- a CDS encoding DMT family transporter translates to MKQAAVASPGSQTEQSLSIGIVLTMLVLALVWGANMAVVKLVAGQLPPIFQAGIRSVVAAACLWVWMAVKGVPVFPSRVVVTHGLVLGLLFGAEFGVLYPGMVFTNVARSYLLLYTAPFFVAVGAHFWLPADRLTRLKVAGMVLAFGGLVVLLGQGLDRITPRAMLGDLFSLTAGALWGATTIYLKRFLAERAQALQTLFYQLFFSGPLLLAASFFLEDHLSASLTGFGAFSLFYQSVIVAFISYLAWFNLIHHHPASLVQAFTFFTPVAGVFISGLWILHEDVGLRLLLSLVLISAGLVLVNRPSRKATAA, encoded by the coding sequence ATGAAACAGGCGGCAGTAGCATCTCCGGGATCACAAACCGAGCAGAGCCTGAGCATAGGCATTGTCCTGACCATGCTGGTCCTGGCCCTGGTCTGGGGCGCCAACATGGCCGTGGTCAAGCTGGTCGCAGGTCAATTGCCCCCCATTTTCCAGGCCGGGATTCGCTCAGTGGTTGCCGCGGCCTGCCTGTGGGTGTGGATGGCGGTCAAGGGGGTGCCGGTATTTCCGAGCAGGGTGGTGGTTACGCACGGCCTGGTGCTGGGCCTTTTATTCGGCGCCGAATTTGGCGTTCTCTATCCGGGCATGGTGTTCACCAATGTCGCCCGGAGCTACCTCCTGCTTTACACGGCACCGTTTTTCGTCGCCGTGGGGGCCCATTTCTGGCTGCCGGCCGACCGCTTGACACGCCTGAAGGTGGCAGGAATGGTGCTGGCTTTCGGTGGACTGGTGGTCCTGTTGGGCCAAGGGCTAGACCGAATCACGCCAAGGGCCATGTTGGGCGATCTGTTTTCACTAACTGCTGGGGCCCTGTGGGGAGCCACCACCATCTACCTGAAGCGCTTCCTGGCCGAACGTGCGCAGGCCCTGCAAACGCTCTTCTACCAACTTTTTTTCTCAGGGCCCTTGCTGTTGGCGGCCAGTTTTTTCCTGGAAGACCATCTGTCGGCCAGCCTAACTGGCTTCGGGGCCTTCTCGCTTTTCTACCAGTCAGTGATAGTGGCTTTCATCAGCTACCTGGCCTGGTTCAACCTGATCCACCACCATCCGGCCAGCTTGGTGCAGGCCTTCACCTTCTTCACACCAGTGGCCGGCGTGTTCATCAGTGGGCTCTGGATTCTGCATGAAGACGTTGGGCTCAGGTTATTGTTGTCCTTGGTCCTGATCAGTGCTGGCCTGGTGCTAGTCAACCGCCCGTCCCGCAAAGCGACGGCGGCATAA
- the istA gene encoding IS21 family transposase, producing MDQWARIRLELRDGQASKRELMRREGIHWDTLQKIQNFPEPPGYRLSTPRAKPKLGPYLELIARIIKEDKKVPKKQRHTATRIYHRIKEAGYQGKYTQVKEAVRAIKRVSQEVYMPLVHRPGEAQVDFGYALAKVSGELRKIALFIMALPYSDAFFVAAFDKECSESYWEGHARAFEFFGGVPHRISYDNSKVLVSKIIGPHERKLTDGFLKLQSHYLFREHFCRVRRPNEKGVVEGVVKYARQNFLVPVPQVKDLAELNAMLLRQCRDDMKRRLRGKGGSKAEVLQEDQTAFVPLPPSRFDACRKQPTRANSLSLVRFDDNDYSVPVACAHHEIVAKGYVDRVVLCHHDVVVARHSRSWGKEGVFFDYRHYLPLLERKPGSLDHARPLADLDLSECFEVLRRRLVAGEDMPGQGTRKYIKVLRLLEDHSMARLKRAVEQALYAGAYAPEAIVHLLEPPSSGPAATFLLDGREHLGRVSVAGPDITVYDSLLAQGGALS from the coding sequence ATGGATCAATGGGCCCGGATCAGACTTGAGTTGCGCGATGGCCAGGCGAGCAAGCGCGAGTTAATGCGTAGAGAGGGCATCCATTGGGATACCCTGCAAAAGATTCAGAATTTTCCCGAGCCTCCCGGATACCGGCTCAGCACCCCCCGAGCCAAGCCCAAGCTTGGCCCCTACCTTGAGTTGATCGCCCGGATCATAAAAGAGGACAAAAAGGTTCCCAAGAAGCAAAGGCACACGGCCACGCGCATATATCACCGCATCAAGGAGGCGGGTTATCAGGGCAAGTACACCCAGGTAAAGGAGGCGGTGCGCGCAATCAAGCGCGTGAGCCAGGAGGTGTACATGCCCCTGGTCCATCGTCCCGGCGAGGCGCAGGTGGACTTTGGCTATGCCCTGGCCAAGGTTTCCGGGGAGCTTCGCAAGATAGCGCTTTTTATCATGGCCTTGCCGTACTCCGATGCCTTTTTCGTGGCGGCCTTCGACAAGGAGTGCAGCGAGAGCTACTGGGAAGGGCATGCCAGGGCGTTCGAGTTTTTCGGTGGGGTGCCCCACCGGATCAGTTACGACAATAGCAAGGTCCTGGTTTCCAAGATCATAGGGCCTCATGAGCGCAAGCTGACCGATGGTTTTCTCAAGCTGCAGAGCCATTACCTTTTTCGGGAGCATTTTTGTCGGGTGCGGCGTCCAAACGAGAAGGGCGTGGTGGAAGGGGTGGTCAAGTACGCCCGGCAGAATTTTTTGGTGCCAGTGCCCCAGGTGAAGGACCTGGCCGAGCTCAATGCCATGCTTTTAAGGCAGTGCCGCGACGACATGAAGCGCCGTTTGCGTGGCAAGGGCGGTAGCAAGGCCGAGGTTTTGCAGGAAGACCAGACAGCCTTTGTCCCCCTGCCTCCCTCCCGCTTCGATGCCTGCCGCAAACAGCCTACCCGGGCCAATTCATTGTCCCTGGTCCGCTTCGACGACAATGACTACTCGGTGCCGGTGGCTTGTGCCCACCATGAAATTGTGGCCAAGGGCTATGTGGATCGGGTGGTGCTCTGCCACCATGACGTGGTGGTGGCCCGCCACTCCCGATCCTGGGGCAAGGAAGGGGTGTTTTTCGACTACCGGCATTATCTGCCCTTGCTGGAGCGCAAGCCTGGCTCCCTGGACCACGCCCGCCCCCTGGCTGACCTAGATCTGTCTGAGTGCTTTGAGGTCTTGAGGCGGCGGCTGGTGGCCGGGGAAGACATGCCTGGCCAGGGCACCCGTAAATACATAAAGGTCCTACGTTTGCTGGAGGACCACTCCATGGCCAGACTGAAGCGGGCGGTGGAGCAGGCATTGTACGCGGGAGCCTATGCCCCGGAGGCCATTGTCCACCTGCTGGAGCCGCCATCATCAGGGCCCGCGGCCACCTTCCTGCTGGACGGTCGTGAGCACCTGGGCCGAGTGAGCGTGGCCGGGCCCGATATCACAGTCTATGACTCCCTCCTCGCGCAGGGAGGGGCGCTGTCATGA
- the istB gene encoding IS21-like element helper ATPase IstB, which yields MKDQDKPTVLLEYHLKKLKLPTILREYAAMAKVCSQDRSDYMTYLLRLTERELLDREKRAAERRIKQAAFPVIKTMDTFDFKAQPSINQQLVRELMRGEYIAKKENVLLIGNSGTGKTQLASAMAFAACAQGSKVKFYSATALVTELMECREERRLQRLQKQLQRLHLLVIDELGYVPFSKIGAQMLFEVVGRAYEQQSLMITTNLPFQQWTEVFGSERLTGALLDRLTHRCHIIEANGESYRLRQAKRRSQAKPKTN from the coding sequence ATGAAGGACCAGGACAAACCCACCGTGCTCTTGGAGTACCACCTCAAAAAGCTGAAGCTGCCCACCATTCTCCGGGAATACGCGGCCATGGCCAAGGTCTGCAGCCAAGACCGCTCCGATTACATGACCTACCTGCTGCGCCTGACCGAGCGGGAGCTTCTGGACCGCGAGAAGCGGGCAGCCGAAAGGCGCATCAAGCAAGCCGCCTTTCCGGTGATCAAGACCATGGACACCTTTGATTTCAAGGCACAGCCCTCCATCAATCAGCAGCTGGTCAGGGAGCTGATGAGGGGCGAGTACATCGCCAAAAAGGAAAACGTGCTCCTGATCGGAAACTCCGGCACCGGCAAGACCCAGCTGGCCAGCGCCATGGCCTTTGCGGCCTGCGCCCAGGGAAGCAAGGTGAAATTCTACAGCGCCACCGCCCTGGTCACAGAGCTCATGGAATGCCGCGAGGAAAGACGTCTGCAACGCCTGCAGAAACAGCTCCAGCGCCTACACCTGCTGGTCATCGATGAACTGGGCTATGTGCCCTTCTCCAAGATAGGCGCTCAAATGCTATTCGAGGTGGTGGGTAGGGCATATGAACAACAAAGCCTCATGATCACCACCAATCTCCCTTTCCAGCAATGGACGGAGGTCTTCGGCTCCGAAAGACTCACCGGTGCACTGCTGGACAGACTGACCCATAGGTGCCACATCATCGAGGCCAATGGAGAAAGCTACCGGCTCCGCCAAGCCAAAAGACGATCCCAGGCAAAGCCCAAAACCAACTAA
- a CDS encoding DUF1328 domain-containing protein: MLKFAFIFLIIALVAGVFAFTDIAAAAPGIAQILFYAFLVLFVIAAIGWVLARRKARSSRP, from the coding sequence ATGCTCAAGTTTGCTTTTATTTTTCTGATCATCGCGCTAGTGGCTGGAGTCTTCGCTTTTACTGATATCGCCGCAGCCGCACCAGGCATTGCCCAGATACTGTTCTACGCATTCCTGGTTCTGTTTGTGATAGCCGCAATCGGCTGGGTGCTGGCCCGTCGCAAAGCGCGGAGTTCCCGACCTTAA
- a CDS encoding PAS domain-containing protein, giving the protein MKTSKNTAEFAELRQSTAKLLLLQRGTEGTSPKRSPLDLIEDLEAFQYEIETQNEQLRQSQAELVAAKDKYLDLFELAPMGFISLELNGAISEVNLTGAAMLGRERRHLIGVSIFQFTANEGLLVLHDCLKSTGNTGKKRGCEFELRPSHGVPRLMHVEIMAPLDQWKRPTGYRLAMLEVPECKKSYAEVTKRTEQYRALLKTITPWFWEVDQDGRCLHVSNSVKYFLGYEPEEIVGKTLFDLMPPSEADRVSTLFRTALDNQEPILRLESIYLRKGGERVVLETNGAPVIDGQGKCVGLRGMFNLRPFNRQSSF; this is encoded by the coding sequence ATGAAGACATCGAAAAACACCGCCGAATTTGCAGAACTGCGGCAAAGCACTGCGAAACTGTTGCTGTTGCAAAGGGGGACGGAAGGCACCTCGCCAAAAAGAAGCCCTTTGGATCTTATCGAGGATCTGGAGGCCTTCCAGTACGAGATTGAAACCCAAAACGAACAACTTCGTCAGTCCCAGGCCGAATTAGTCGCAGCCAAGGACAAGTATCTAGATTTGTTTGAATTAGCTCCAATGGGCTTCATTTCCCTGGAGCTAAATGGCGCGATTAGCGAGGTCAATTTGACAGGTGCGGCCATGTTGGGCCGGGAGCGCCGCCATTTGATCGGGGTCAGCATTTTTCAATTTACCGCAAACGAGGGCCTGCTTGTTTTGCATGACTGCCTAAAATCCACCGGGAATACCGGCAAAAAGCGCGGGTGTGAATTTGAACTCAGACCATCCCATGGAGTTCCTCGCTTAATGCACGTGGAAATCATGGCCCCGCTTGATCAATGGAAAAGGCCCACAGGATACCGCCTGGCCATGCTGGAGGTCCCCGAATGCAAGAAAAGCTATGCAGAGGTAACGAAAAGAACTGAACAATACCGGGCACTGCTGAAAACCATAACTCCCTGGTTTTGGGAGGTTGACCAGGACGGCAGGTGCCTGCATGTCAGCAATAGCGTCAAATATTTCTTGGGCTATGAGCCGGAGGAGATCGTAGGCAAAACTCTATTTGATCTTATGCCTCCCTCTGAAGCCGATCGGGTCAGTACCCTGTTTCGCACGGCCTTGGACAACCAGGAGCCCATACTGCGCTTGGAAAGCATCTATCTCCGCAAGGGAGGGGAACGGGTTGTTTTGGAAACTAACGGAGCCCCGGTCATTGATGGCCAAGGCAAGTGTGTCGGACTTCGAGGGATGTTTAATCTAAGGCCCTTTAATAGACAGTCCTCGTTTTAG
- a CDS encoding PAS domain S-box protein, with protein MKDASKNLSKSQGLRQRAEKQLRKKPSDDSELQTENFSAILQELRIHQVELELQNEELRRTQKELEDSRDQYFDLYDQAPVGYLSTDARGIILQANLTIANMLALPRGNLVGRSLYLFVARDHHKALLDLLKPRTGGSGKQTLAIEMIRQDSSLFHAQVESAPQLVNDDLSLQFRMAVVDVTERKRTENQLSKSKERYRRLIETMPDAIFTLLPDGAIASLNPAFEKTTGFIRDDWLGRNFWDLLHPDDLDVAKKAIHNALAGKGGIAEETRILSSTGDYLIFYFIVEPEFDFGKVAGVWAVGRDITKRKKYERALRNSRDTLEAEVHKRTLELSQANQDLREGLEKRKQATEELREQKIELEFKTVELEEANTALRVLMRRGEEDREELENAITQQTHRLLVPRLQGLLESGLDQNQQRVVRLLISQLKQITSSFAQRLDSPKFGLTPREIQVAMMIREGLASKEIAEVLNVSGDTVATYRHNIRRKIGILGRKVSLSSRLSEL; from the coding sequence GTGAAAGATGCTTCTAAAAACCTCAGCAAGTCGCAAGGACTGCGCCAACGGGCCGAGAAACAGCTGCGCAAAAAACCTTCCGACGACTCCGAGTTGCAGACCGAAAATTTTTCCGCCATTCTCCAAGAGCTGCGAATCCATCAGGTTGAGTTGGAGTTGCAGAACGAGGAGTTGCGCCGCACCCAAAAGGAGCTTGAGGATTCGCGAGACCAATATTTCGATCTTTATGATCAGGCCCCGGTGGGCTATCTCAGCACCGATGCCCGGGGAATAATCCTTCAAGCCAACCTGACCATAGCCAACATGCTGGCCCTGCCGCGCGGCAATCTGGTGGGGCGAAGCCTCTATCTTTTCGTAGCCCGAGACCATCACAAGGCCTTGCTTGATCTCCTGAAGCCAAGGACTGGAGGCAGCGGCAAGCAGACCCTTGCCATCGAAATGATTCGGCAAGACTCATCCCTATTCCACGCCCAGGTGGAAAGTGCGCCGCAACTGGTTAATGATGACCTTTCCCTGCAATTCAGAATGGCCGTTGTCGATGTTACCGAGCGCAAGCGAACTGAAAACCAATTAAGTAAGAGCAAAGAGCGTTACCGCCGCCTCATAGAGACTATGCCGGACGCGATCTTTACCCTTTTGCCTGATGGGGCCATTGCCTCTCTTAACCCGGCTTTTGAGAAAACCACCGGCTTTATTAGGGATGATTGGCTGGGGCGCAATTTTTGGGACTTGCTTCACCCTGACGACCTGGATGTGGCCAAGAAGGCAATACATAACGCCCTGGCTGGAAAAGGAGGGATAGCCGAGGAAACAAGGATTTTATCCAGCACTGGCGACTACTTGATTTTTTATTTCATCGTGGAGCCGGAATTTGATTTCGGCAAAGTTGCCGGTGTCTGGGCGGTTGGCCGTGACATTACCAAGCGCAAGAAGTATGAGCGGGCTTTGCGAAACTCACGCGACACCCTGGAAGCTGAGGTGCACAAGAGAACCCTGGAACTTTCCCAGGCCAACCAGGACCTGCGGGAGGGGCTGGAAAAGCGCAAACAGGCGACTGAGGAGTTGCGTGAGCAGAAGATCGAACTGGAATTTAAGACCGTGGAATTGGAAGAGGCCAACACCGCTTTGCGGGTTTTGATGCGCCGGGGCGAAGAAGACAGGGAAGAGCTGGAAAACGCCATTACCCAGCAGACCCACCGGCTTCTTGTTCCCCGCCTGCAAGGGCTGTTGGAATCTGGGCTCGACCAGAACCAGCAAAGAGTGGTGCGGCTGTTGATATCTCAGCTGAAACAGATCACCTCCTCTTTTGCCCAGCGGCTGGACTCCCCCAAATTCGGCCTCACGCCTAGAGAGATCCAGGTGGCCATGATGATTCGAGAGGGCTTGGCGAGCAAGGAGATCGCCGAGGTGTTGAATGTGTCAGGCGACACTGTTGCCACCTATAGGCACAATATACGCCGTAAAATTGGTATATTAGGACGCAAGGTCAGCTTGAGCTCCCGCTTATCCGAGCTTTGA
- a CDS encoding chemotaxis protein CheB, producing the protein MPSDKAKPNKAGDPGGSKGKPTKASSKKRASNGAQESPPANKQASLNPQEPGKGPIIVKKNRLPILGLGASAGGLEALQQFFDAMPSDEGMAFLVVVHLDPDHASILPELIQKRTAMKVETAEDQKVIRPNHVYVAPPNKDLALLKSKILLLDPESPRGHRLPIDFFLRQLAQDQGENAGCIIFSGTGSDGSLGLRDIKGSGGLVIAQEPSSAKYDGMPSSAMATGMVDLVLPPEQMPAKLSYYFSQSRSMGGASSEAILDDAPSLAPLQKVLVLLRDRVGHDFSYYKKNTIIRRIERRMSLQQIPDVEKYVRFVQANSDELDALFKDMLIGVTEFFRDPEAFEVLKKVVIPELLAQLKPKDALRVWVPGCSTGEEVYSLVIVIKECMAQAGKDVPLQVFGTDIDSMAVDKARDGLYPANIAAEVNRERLGRFFTEESGFFRVRKELREPVVFSVQDVMKDPPFSRLDLLCCRNLLIYLDGTAQKKLLPLFHYTLKPQGILFLGSSESIGGFPDLFKALDKKWKIYSRKPASGAMRLMIDFPTGPVTREGGKGKAANAALALGEADLVREAQKLVLSEFSPALLLVDPKGDIQYIHGHTGKFLEPAVGRASLNISSMAREGLRPELAAVMRRAQASGREVHSPGVRVEINGGHQYVDLTVKPITQSKALRGLLAVVIQEVAEPTAGSKGKARRGPNAEIQKRLGDLEQELQHTRERHHGAIEELETSNEELKSINEEMQSANEELQSTNEELEATKEEQQSLNEELATVNTELQAKIDELAHAQDDMKNLLSSTEIATIFLGNDLSVKRFTPKASKLVNLIPSDVGRPVQHLATNLDYANLEADAGEVMQSLLVKQREVRTKDGIWYQMRILPYRTMDNLIDGVVITFTDINQQKQAQTELRELYDALKKAGIQREALFKEQTKELEHARDLLGKKSGDG; encoded by the coding sequence ATGCCCTCAGACAAGGCCAAGCCCAATAAAGCGGGTGATCCCGGCGGGTCCAAGGGCAAGCCAACCAAGGCCTCATCCAAAAAACGCGCAAGCAATGGCGCCCAGGAGTCCCCGCCTGCGAATAAACAAGCATCGCTGAATCCGCAGGAGCCCGGCAAGGGGCCCATTATCGTCAAAAAAAATCGTCTGCCCATCCTCGGCCTGGGCGCTTCAGCGGGCGGCCTGGAAGCCCTACAGCAATTTTTCGATGCCATGCCCTCAGACGAGGGCATGGCTTTTTTAGTGGTGGTGCACCTCGACCCCGACCACGCCAGCATATTGCCCGAGCTGATCCAGAAGCGCACCGCCATGAAGGTGGAGACCGCCGAGGATCAGAAGGTGATTCGGCCCAACCATGTATACGTGGCCCCGCCCAACAAGGATCTGGCCCTGCTGAAAAGCAAGATTTTACTCTTGGACCCCGAGTCCCCGAGAGGCCACCGCCTGCCCATAGATTTTTTCTTGCGGCAACTGGCCCAAGACCAAGGCGAGAATGCCGGATGCATAATCTTTTCCGGCACCGGCTCGGATGGCTCCTTGGGGCTCAGGGATATCAAGGGCTCGGGCGGCCTTGTGATCGCCCAGGAGCCCTCTTCGGCCAAGTACGACGGCATGCCTTCCAGCGCCATGGCCACTGGGATGGTGGACCTGGTACTGCCCCCCGAACAGATGCCCGCGAAGCTTAGTTATTATTTTTCGCAATCCCGCTCGATGGGCGGTGCCTCGTCGGAAGCAATCTTGGATGATGCTCCTAGTCTTGCGCCCCTGCAAAAGGTTCTGGTGTTGCTGAGAGACCGGGTGGGGCATGATTTCTCCTATTACAAGAAAAACACCATCATCAGGCGTATCGAACGCCGCATGAGCCTTCAGCAGATTCCCGATGTCGAGAAATATGTTCGCTTTGTCCAAGCCAACTCGGATGAGCTTGACGCCCTTTTCAAGGATATGCTCATCGGGGTTACCGAATTTTTCCGCGACCCGGAAGCCTTCGAAGTTCTCAAAAAGGTGGTGATCCCCGAACTTCTGGCCCAGTTGAAGCCCAAAGATGCCCTGCGGGTCTGGGTGCCCGGCTGCTCCACCGGCGAAGAGGTGTACTCCCTGGTCATTGTAATCAAGGAGTGCATGGCCCAGGCCGGCAAGGATGTGCCCCTGCAGGTATTCGGCACGGACATCGACAGCATGGCAGTGGACAAGGCCCGGGACGGACTATACCCGGCCAACATAGCCGCCGAGGTCAACCGTGAGCGGCTCGGGCGCTTTTTCACCGAGGAGTCCGGCTTTTTCAGGGTCAGGAAAGAGCTGCGGGAGCCGGTGGTGTTCTCGGTGCAAGATGTGATGAAAGACCCTCCTTTTTCCAGGTTGGACCTGCTCTGCTGCCGCAACCTGCTCATCTATCTGGACGGGACGGCCCAAAAGAAGCTTTTGCCTCTGTTTCACTACACACTCAAGCCACAAGGGATCCTGTTTTTGGGCTCCTCGGAATCCATCGGAGGCTTTCCCGACCTATTCAAAGCGCTGGACAAGAAGTGGAAGATCTACTCCCGCAAGCCGGCCTCCGGGGCCATGCGCCTGATGATCGACTTTCCCACCGGCCCGGTCACCAGGGAAGGAGGGAAAGGCAAAGCCGCCAACGCGGCCCTGGCTTTGGGGGAGGCAGACCTTGTCCGGGAAGCCCAGAAACTGGTGCTGTCGGAATTCTCGCCGGCCTTGTTGCTCGTCGACCCAAAAGGCGACATCCAATACATCCACGGCCACACCGGCAAGTTCTTGGAGCCAGCCGTGGGCCGGGCCAGCCTCAATATATCGTCCATGGCCCGGGAGGGGCTTCGACCTGAATTGGCCGCCGTCATGCGCCGGGCCCAGGCCAGCGGCAGGGAAGTGCACTCCCCCGGCGTGCGGGTCGAGATAAACGGCGGCCACCAATACGTGGATCTGACGGTAAAACCCATCACCCAGTCCAAAGCCTTGCGGGGCCTATTGGCCGTGGTGATCCAGGAGGTGGCGGAGCCAACGGCCGGGTCCAAGGGGAAGGCCCGGCGAGGGCCCAACGCGGAGATTCAAAAGCGCCTGGGCGACCTGGAGCAGGAGCTGCAACACACCCGGGAGAGGCATCATGGGGCCATTGAGGAGCTGGAAACCTCCAACGAGGAGCTGAAATCAATCAACGAGGAGATGCAGTCGGCCAATGAGGAGCTGCAGAGCACCAACGAGGAGTTGGAAGCCACCAAGGAGGAGCAGCAGTCGCTAAACGAGGAACTAGCCACGGTCAACACTGAACTGCAGGCCAAGATCGACGAACTTGCCCACGCACAAGACGACATGAAGAACCTTCTGTCCAGCACCGAAATCGCTACGATCTTTCTGGGCAACGACCTTAGCGTCAAACGCTTCACCCCCAAAGCCAGCAAGCTCGTCAACCTAATTCCCAGCGACGTGGGTCGCCCGGTGCAGCACTTGGCGACCAACCTGGACTACGCCAACCTGGAGGCCGACGCCGGCGAGGTCATGCAGAGTTTGTTGGTCAAGCAGAGAGAGGTGCGCACCAAAGACGGCATCTGGTACCAGATGCGCATCCTGCCTTATCGAACCATGGACAACTTAATCGACGGGGTGGTGATTACCTTCACCGATATCAATCAGCAAAAGCAGGCCCAGACCGAGTTGCGGGAACTTTATGACGCCCTGAAGAAGGCTGGCATCCAACGAGAGGCGCTTTTTAAAGAACAGACCAAGGAACTCGAGCACGCCAGGGACCTCCTGGGCAAGAAGAGCGGCGATGGATGA